GGAATCTCAACCAGCTCCTGCTTCCGGTTCGGGTAGTTTTCGACGGCGATCTGGACAATTTTCCTGGCGGTCTCCAGGGCGGTGTGCTCGTCAAAGGGAACGTGCTCCGCTCCCGGGAATCTTGCCTTGGGCGAAGTGGAAATGAGCTTCGTATGGTAGCAGTCGGCCACGCGGGCAAGGGCCGGCATGACGCACTGAACGTCAACCACCATCGCCTCCACCGCCCCGGTGACGAGAGCCAGTTCCTGCTGGAGGAAGTTTCCGGCAACGGGAACGCCGTGGCGCATCAGGAGTTCGTTCCCGGTGCAGCACATCCCGCAGACGTTGATGCCCTCCGCTCCCCTGGCGCGGGCCAGGGCAAGCAGGTCCTCCTCCCGCGCCGCCAGCACGATCATCTCGGAAAGGGTGGGCTCGTGGCCGTGGACGATGATGTTCACCTGGTTCTCCTTCAGAACCCCCAGGTTGCTCTTTCCCCGGACCGGCTGCGGGGTCCCGAAGAGGATGTCGGAAAACTCGGTGGCAAACATGGAGCCGCCCCAGCCGTCGCTCAGGCCCGTCCGCACCCCGTGCAGGACGATGTTAACGTGGTCGTTGTCCACTCCCATGTTGGTGCGGTGCATCGCTTCCACGATTTCCCGGTCAATCCCGCGCGGGGCAATCCCCAGCTTCTGCCAGAGCGCCCTTCTCTTCTCCGGGGCGCGGTTCAAAAACTGCAGCGTCCCCTTGACCATTCCGAATTCTTCCATCGCCTCCCGCGCCAGGTCACGGGCGATCTCCTCTCTGGCCCTTCCCTCCACGGGGATCCCGAATTCGGCGGCCAGGGCGCGCAGCTTCACCTCATCCTTGATCTGGTAGCCCTGGGCTTCACTCTGCGCGGCGGCGTAAAGGGTCGTGACGATGTCCCGCCCGTGGTCGGAGTGAGCCGCGGCCCCGGCGGCAATCATCCGGAGCAGGTTGCGGGCGGCAATCGTATCCGCACCCGCCCCGCAGATCCCCTCCTCCGGCCCCTCCCCAAAGGGATCGATCCGGCAGGGGCCCATGTTGCAGTTCCGGCAGCAGATCCCCAAAAGGCCAAACCCGCACTGGGGCTGCTGCTTCGCGAAGCGGTCCCAGGCGGTTGTAATTTCTTCACGCGCCGCCTTTTTCAGCATCTCCAGGGAAGCCCGATCAATGCTTTTTTCTCCCACAAGAACCTCCTCCTTTCCAGAATTCCATCATATCAACACCATTCTGCTCCCTGCCGGGCCGGCTGCCCAACACCCAAATGCCCGGGCGCCACTTCTCCAGGCCTTTGACCGGCACCGCAGGGAAGAACGGAACTCTCGATGCCGACCGGTTCTCGTTGCTGACCAGGTTTTTCTCATGAACTGAACAACCAGATTGCCTGTCACCGGAGTCGTTTTCTGCAGGTCCTAGCCGGCCGTCTGGGTGCAGGGAAGGAAAAACTGGTCTGCGAGGCGCTGGCGCTTCAGCTGCTGGGCCTCTTCAGGGGCAATGAAGAGAAGGGCGCGGGTCGGACAGGCCTCAACGCATGCAGGGACCTTGCGGTCCAGGCAGCGGTCGCACTTTGCCACGATCTTGCTCCCAAAAGCGCGGGTGATCACGCCAAACGGGCAGGCCATTTCGCAAAATCCACAACCAAGACAGCGCGTGGGGTCGTGGAGAACCGCTCCCGTTCCCTCTTCCCTGTGCATGGCTCCCGTTGGACAGACGGCAACACACCCGGCCTCCTCGCAGTGGCGGCAGTTGATGGGAACGGAAAAGCGCTCTCCGGCATGAACGTAGATCCGTTTACGGGGAGGTACAGACTCGAAAAGAGCACTAAAGAGAGATTGAGACCCGGAATGGGCGACGGCACAGGCAAGTTCGCACGACTTGCAACCCAAACAGCGGCTCACATCAACGAAAATCTCTTTCAACGGCCTCACCTCCTTATCCAGACTCCCCTGGTAGCTTTCGCTAAAATTCTTTGAAATCCTTCCTGAAATTAGATAAAGAGATTTCGCATCGTTCAAGAGCGCGAAGCTCTCAGGAGGTCGCCGGGCAGGAAAATTAAGGCAAGAACCAGGCAGAGAAAGAGGATCGCACTGCAGGCGAAAAGGGGAGCGCGCGGGTGCAGATGATCGTAGAGAAACCCCCCGGCCGGGGAGCCCAGAATGAAGCCGAGGCTCTGCATGGTGCTGATTCCGGCGAGGGCCGTTCCCTTTTTACCGGAGGGCGCGAGCACGCTCGCAAGCGCAAGCCAGGCCGGGGCTCCCGCCACATAAGCCAGGGCCAGCAAAGCAACGGCAAGCACCAGCTGCCAGACCTGAACCAGAAAGGGCACCAGGGCAAGCGCCCCTGCACTGATCAGATAGGCGAACTGAACGGCGCGGGGCTTCCCGATCCGGTCCGCGTACCGGCCCAGGGGAAGGGCAAGAAGGGCAACGGCCGCAGCGGGAATCAATAATGCGGTCCCGATCTCGCCCTGACTGAATCCCAGCTGGCGGTTGACGTAGAGGATGAAAGTTCCGGCAAGGAGGCCGATCCCGAACTGCTGGAGGAGAGAAATAAAAAGCATCACGGAGAAGGGATTGGAATGAGAGGAACGCGCAGGAGAAAGATCTGGTTCCCGGGCCTCCGGCGCCCGGCCTCCCTTTCCCCCGGCGAACCCGGGGCCGCACCGGGGAAGCACGGCTAAACCCAGGCAAAAGGAGCCGAACAGCAGGACTGCGGCAGCCTGAAAGGCGCCGGTTCCGGTCTTCAAAAAATGGTTGAGATAGGTGCCCAGGGCGGGGCCAACTCCCAGGGCCGAAAGATAGGCCATGTTGACCACAGAAAGGGCCGCGGCGCGCTCCTCGGCCCGCACCCTGTCCGCAATCAGGGCGGAAAGAATCGGCCAGAAGGCAGCAACCCCAAGCCCGTTGAGGATCTGCAGGAAAACAAAGGCAAGGGGGGAGCGGGCAAAGACGAAGCCTGCAGGAACAAGAGCGGCAAGAAGAAGGCCGCAAAGGATCACGGGGCGCCGCCCGAAGCGGTCGCTGAAGATCCCTAAGGGCGTCTTTGCCAGAGTCTCGGTTGCGGCATACACCGAAAGCATCAGACCGATCACGCCGGCACTGAAGCCCAGGCTGTTCTTCAGGTAGAGGGGGAGGGTGGGAATGATCACGGCAAGGCCAACCGTGCTTAAAAAAGAAACCAGGCCGACGCCGGGCAAAAAGGGGTAGGCCTTAAAAATCCCAAAACAGGAGCGGAAGCCTCGTTCTTCAGGGCCTTTCTGGGGGCTTCTGCCGGGCAGCACTCGTCTCACCCGCCTGGTTTAGCGTGAATGTTACCCTGGAACTGGGAACTCTCCCGCCCCCTATTTTAAAGCTTCCCGCCTTCTTCCTCAACAGATTTTTCAGGGGGGTTTGTTTTAAAAAGTTTTTCCAGGCCGTTCAGGGCGCGGGCATCGGCCTGAACGGCCGCGATGTTTTCGCTCCGGATCAGGTTGTAAATTTCCTCCCGGTGGACCGAAAGCTCCCGCGGGGCCTGCACCCCGAGCCGCACCTGGTCTCCCCGGACCTCGAGAACGGTGACGATAATCTCCTCTCCAATAATGATGCTCTGCCCCGCCTTTCGCGTTAAAACAAGCATCTCGCATTCCACCTAGCCGCAGGCCCGCTGTGCAAGGGGATCAAGACGGAAAAGAGGGTGCTTTGTATGGTATTCTCTCGTCTCCAGGACGACCTGCTGACCCAAACCCTTTGCGTGGTTGATGACAACCGGTGCAAGCAGGTTCGTCGTCATCCCTTTCACCCCCTGGGGCGGAATTGTAACAACCGTAAGCAAAGTCGCATCTCCGGGATTCTCCAGCTGGAGGAAATTACAGACTCCCTCGCTCAATTCTACCTGGTAATCGGGGAAAAAGACGAAGGGGTCCACCATCAAAAAGGCGACATCCGGCTCGTCCCGCGCCTGCATCCAGGCGAATACCGTGCTTTCCGGAACGGGCACAAAAAAGTATTCCTTCAGGTCGGGGAA
This DNA window, taken from Bacillota bacterium, encodes the following:
- the cooS gene encoding anaerobic carbon-monoxide dehydrogenase catalytic subunit; the encoded protein is MGEKSIDRASLEMLKKAAREEITTAWDRFAKQQPQCGFGLLGICCRNCNMGPCRIDPFGEGPEEGICGAGADTIAARNLLRMIAAGAAAHSDHGRDIVTTLYAAAQSEAQGYQIKDEVKLRALAAEFGIPVEGRAREEIARDLAREAMEEFGMVKGTLQFLNRAPEKRRALWQKLGIAPRGIDREIVEAMHRTNMGVDNDHVNIVLHGVRTGLSDGWGGSMFATEFSDILFGTPQPVRGKSNLGVLKENQVNIIVHGHEPTLSEMIVLAAREEDLLALARARGAEGINVCGMCCTGNELLMRHGVPVAGNFLQQELALVTGAVEAMVVDVQCVMPALARVADCYHTKLISTSPKARFPGAEHVPFDEHTALETARKIVQIAVENYPNRKQELVEIPEAAMEYVAGFSVEAILQALGGTLNPLLDAIKAGQIKGIAAVVGCNNPKTTQDRGHLALTRELIKNDVLVVQTGCAAIACAKAGLLLPEAAAEAGPGLRAVCEALKVPPVLHMGSCVDISRILVVAAAVANALGVDICDLPVAGAAPEWMSEKAVSIGAYVVGSGVFTVLGTVPPVLGGKNLAELLTRGAQDVLGAAFAVEEDPVRAASLILAHIAAKRRALGLEP
- a CDS encoding 4Fe-4S dicluster domain-containing protein, producing MKEIFVDVSRCLGCKSCELACAVAHSGSQSLFSALFESVPPRKRIYVHAGERFSVPINCRHCEEAGCVAVCPTGAMHREEGTGAVLHDPTRCLGCGFCEMACPFGVITRAFGSKIVAKCDRCLDRKVPACVEACPTRALLFIAPEEAQQLKRQRLADQFFLPCTQTAG
- a CDS encoding MFS transporter; this encodes MRRVLPGRSPQKGPEERGFRSCFGIFKAYPFLPGVGLVSFLSTVGLAVIIPTLPLYLKNSLGFSAGVIGLMLSVYAATETLAKTPLGIFSDRFGRRPVILCGLLLAALVPAGFVFARSPLAFVFLQILNGLGVAAFWPILSALIADRVRAEERAAALSVVNMAYLSALGVGPALGTYLNHFLKTGTGAFQAAAVLLFGSFCLGLAVLPRCGPGFAGGKGGRAPEAREPDLSPARSSHSNPFSVMLFISLLQQFGIGLLAGTFILYVNRQLGFSQGEIGTALLIPAAAVALLALPLGRYADRIGKPRAVQFAYLISAGALALVPFLVQVWQLVLAVALLALAYVAGAPAWLALASVLAPSGKKGTALAGISTMQSLGFILGSPAGGFLYDHLHPRAPLFACSAILFLCLVLALIFLPGDLLRASRS
- the csrA gene encoding carbon storage regulator CsrA, with the translated sequence MLVLTRKAGQSIIIGEEIIVTVLEVRGDQVRLGVQAPRELSVHREEIYNLIRSENIAAVQADARALNGLEKLFKTNPPEKSVEEEGGKL
- a CDS encoding flagellar assembly protein FliW; amino-acid sequence: MQVKTSRFGVLEVAPERMIRFPRGMVGFPDLKEYFFVPVPESTVFAWMQARDEPDVAFLMVDPFVFFPDYQVELSEGVCNFLQLENPGDATLLTVVTIPPQGVKGMTTNLLAPVVINHAKGLGQQVVLETREYHTKHPLFRLDPLAQRACG